A portion of the Wenzhouxiangella sp. XN24 genome contains these proteins:
- a CDS encoding LysR family transcriptional regulator, whose amino-acid sequence MPVNPRFSLRGLRSFCVAARYGSFRTAAEELHITASAVSHQIKNLEETIGEQLFERSGRELKLSSVGALLYEEVTPLIEQLDAVVARYKKAPERSSIRISVQPFFASEYFIPRLHDFTAAHPTIDIKVGTSDESAERHPADADLSIRLFRAPPADIRSDLLFPLTMAPAGSPDFQRKLVVKDGKVCSDFPIIVHETYPSAWKQWSEVAGIKLPGNQKVTRLDSMIAVVRAAQRGLGAALVPVPIGNLWFEEGSVVRLFEQELVANVSYYLVGPDNPGGDGRVELFRSWILETFATLP is encoded by the coding sequence ATGCCGGTCAACCCGCGCTTCTCCTTGCGTGGCCTGCGTTCTTTCTGCGTGGCCGCGCGCTACGGCAGTTTTCGCACTGCAGCGGAGGAGCTGCACATCACGGCATCGGCCGTCAGCCACCAGATCAAGAACCTGGAGGAGACGATCGGTGAGCAACTGTTCGAGCGTAGCGGCCGGGAGTTGAAGTTATCCAGCGTGGGCGCCTTGCTCTACGAGGAAGTGACGCCGCTGATCGAGCAACTCGATGCAGTCGTGGCCCGATACAAGAAGGCTCCGGAGCGCAGTTCGATACGGATCTCGGTGCAGCCTTTTTTCGCCAGCGAATATTTCATCCCGCGGCTGCATGACTTCACGGCCGCCCACCCGACGATCGATATCAAGGTAGGCACCAGCGACGAGAGCGCGGAACGGCATCCTGCGGACGCGGACCTGTCCATCCGGCTGTTTCGCGCCCCCCCCGCCGATATTCGCTCGGACCTGCTGTTCCCGCTGACGATGGCGCCCGCCGGTTCGCCGGACTTCCAGCGCAAGCTCGTGGTGAAGGATGGAAAAGTCTGCAGCGACTTCCCCATCATCGTCCACGAGACCTACCCCAGCGCCTGGAAACAATGGTCCGAGGTTGCTGGCATCAAGCTGCCGGGGAACCAGAAGGTGACCCGCCTGGATTCCATGATCGCGGTGGTGCGGGCGGCACAGCGCGGCCTGGGCGCGGCCCTGGTCCCGGTGCCCATCGGCAACCTGTGGTTCGAGGAGGGCAGCGTGGTGCGCCTGTTCGAGCAAGAACTGGTGGCGAACGTGAGCTACTACCTCGTTGGGCCCGACAACCCTGGGGGCGACGGGCGGGTGGAGCTCTTCCGTTCGTGGATACTGGAAACCTTCGCCACGCTCCCCTGA
- a CDS encoding glycosyl hydrolase family 17 protein encodes MSEGEYSYLLAGEPIAIAYSGFREGQHPDRGDGAVNPSRAEILEDLQILVAHDLRLIRLYDTGENARVTLELIREHELPIKVLQGIWLSAEISNHEGCPWLDEPIPDEELAANVLVNQDEILRGIDLAREFADIVVSVNVGNEALVSWNDHMVPVERVIAYVRQVKAAIEQPVTVADNYEWWAEDGAALAAEVDYLGVHTYPVWENKPIEEGLSYTIENIERVRKALPGHPIAILEAGWATVGEEFPEQASIANQVRYLRELTEWARAVQMTVFIFEAFDEPWKGDPNRPLGAEKHWGMFYVDRTPKYPIDQALAPVKN; translated from the coding sequence GTGAGTGAAGGAGAGTATTCCTACTTGCTGGCCGGGGAACCCATCGCGATCGCCTATTCGGGGTTTCGCGAGGGCCAGCATCCGGACCGCGGCGACGGCGCGGTGAACCCCTCGAGGGCCGAGATCCTGGAAGACCTGCAGATCCTCGTGGCGCACGATTTGCGCCTGATTCGCCTTTACGACACGGGCGAAAACGCGCGGGTGACCCTGGAACTGATCCGGGAACACGAGCTGCCGATCAAGGTGCTGCAAGGTATCTGGCTGAGCGCGGAGATCAGCAACCACGAAGGCTGCCCCTGGCTGGACGAGCCGATACCGGACGAGGAACTGGCAGCGAACGTGCTGGTCAACCAGGACGAGATCCTGCGCGGCATCGACCTGGCGCGGGAGTTCGCGGACATCGTCGTGTCCGTGAACGTCGGCAACGAGGCCCTGGTGAGCTGGAACGATCACATGGTGCCGGTGGAGCGGGTGATTGCCTACGTGCGCCAGGTGAAGGCGGCGATCGAACAGCCGGTGACCGTCGCCGACAACTACGAGTGGTGGGCCGAGGATGGGGCGGCCCTGGCGGCCGAAGTCGATTACCTCGGCGTGCACACCTACCCGGTCTGGGAAAACAAACCGATCGAGGAAGGTCTCTCCTATACCATCGAGAACATCGAGCGGGTGCGCAAGGCTTTGCCGGGCCATCCCATCGCCATCCTCGAGGCCGGCTGGGCGACCGTGGGGGAGGAGTTCCCCGAGCAGGCCAGCATCGCCAACCAGGTGCGCTACCTGCGTGAGCTGACCGAGTGGGCGCGTGCGGTGCAGATGACGGTATTCATTTTCGAAGCGTTCGATGAGCCGTGGAAGGGTGACCCGAACCGTCCGCTGGGGGCGGAGAAACACTGGGGCATGTTTTACGTCGACCGCACGCCCAAGTACCCGATCGACCAGGCGCTCGCGCCTGTGAAAAACTGA